From the genome of Winogradskyella forsetii, one region includes:
- a CDS encoding isoamylase early set domain-containing protein gives MAIKKQYLKSKPICKVTFSVPVEEAKSVVVVGSFNQWNTKKATKLKKLKNGIFKGSVDLEKDNSYEFKYLVDGTSYINDEQADSYAWNDFAGSENGVINL, from the coding sequence ATGGCAATTAAAAAACAGTATTTAAAAAGTAAGCCAATTTGCAAGGTAACATTTTCTGTACCTGTGGAGGAAGCAAAAAGTGTAGTTGTTGTTGGAAGCTTTAACCAGTGGAATACTAAAAAAGCTACAAAATTGAAAAAATTGAAAAACGGAATTTTCAAAGGCTCTGTTGATTTAGAGAAAGACAACTCTTACGAATTCAAATACCTTGTTGATGGTACATCTTACATCAACGACGAGCAGGCAGATTCTTATGCTTGGAACGATTTTGCAGGTTCAGAGAATGGTGTTATCAATTTATAG
- a CDS encoding energy transducer TonB → MRLYLSTLFLIFTFLCVAQNETSKLNHDSISKQTRVKKSRFVVFPGCDNEADKYECYANKLQDFIINNLSDNARDYLIKHAKNDTIVLYANVQYDKTGKTVQNNSRLLSFVKNFNPFLIPVKYALPKVEPSLNYKGEPKTNSVALTLGFLVDKKMNTLAPLYGYQPQLKREQIKLLKVKEKLPVHPNCNENADYGTLISCTNDNITRFLKKSFNYKLISEKNLPAGSYEIETSFKIDKKGKVIDAKATGTYKVLEDEAKRILNLLPRFKPGSLRNKPIIFPYSLPIVFSVTD, encoded by the coding sequence ATGAGACTTTATCTTTCCACACTTTTTCTGATTTTTACATTTTTATGTGTAGCTCAAAATGAGACTTCTAAATTAAATCATGATTCAATATCAAAACAAACTAGAGTAAAAAAGAGTCGGTTTGTCGTATTTCCTGGTTGTGATAATGAAGCTGATAAATATGAATGCTATGCCAATAAACTCCAAGATTTTATTATTAATAACCTAAGTGATAATGCGAGAGATTATCTAATCAAACATGCAAAAAATGATACAATTGTTTTATATGCAAACGTTCAATATGATAAAACAGGTAAAACGGTTCAGAATAATTCTCGATTATTGAGCTTTGTAAAAAATTTTAACCCATTTTTAATTCCAGTTAAATACGCATTGCCAAAAGTTGAACCTTCTTTAAATTATAAAGGAGAACCAAAAACTAACTCTGTAGCGCTTACTTTGGGTTTTTTAGTTGATAAAAAAATGAATACATTAGCTCCGCTTTATGGTTATCAACCGCAACTAAAACGAGAACAGATCAAATTACTTAAGGTTAAAGAAAAGCTCCCCGTACATCCTAATTGTAACGAGAACGCAGATTACGGAACCTTAATATCTTGTACAAACGATAATATTACCCGTTTCTTGAAAAAATCTTTTAATTATAAACTAATATCAGAGAAAAATCTGCCAGCAGGAAGTTATGAGATTGAAACTTCATTCAAGATAGACAAAAAAGGTAAGGTAATTGATGCAAAGGCAACAGGTACTTATAAAGTACTTGAAGATGAAGCAAAAAGGATCTTAAATCTTTTACCAAGGTTTAAACCAGGTTCATTAAGAAATAAACCAATAATTTTCCCCTATTCTTTACCTATTGTTTTTAGTGTAACTGATTAA
- a CDS encoding thymidylate synthase, producing the protein MKQYHDLVKHVLAEGNDKGDRTGTGTKSVFGYQMRFDLSEGFPMVTTKKLHLKSIIYELLWFLKGDTNTKYLTENGVRIWNEWADENGDLGPVYGHQWRNWASEDIDQIKEVITTLKNNPNSRRMLVSAWNPSVLPDTSKSFSENVANGKAALPPCHAFFQFYVANGKLSCQLYQRSADIFLGVPFNIASYALFTMIMAQVCGFEAGDFIHTFGDAHIYNNHKEQLELQLSREIRPLPKMILNPEIKDIFDFKFEDFTLVDYNPHPHIKGKVAV; encoded by the coding sequence ATGAAACAATACCACGACCTAGTAAAACACGTTTTAGCAGAAGGCAACGACAAAGGAGATAGAACAGGTACAGGAACAAAAAGTGTTTTTGGTTACCAAATGCGTTTCGACTTGAGTGAAGGGTTTCCAATGGTAACCACTAAGAAATTACATCTAAAATCTATTATTTATGAATTGCTTTGGTTCTTAAAAGGCGATACAAACACCAAATATCTAACCGAAAACGGCGTTAGAATCTGGAACGAATGGGCGGATGAAAATGGAGACCTCGGACCCGTTTATGGTCATCAATGGCGAAATTGGGCAAGTGAAGACATCGACCAGATTAAGGAGGTTATTACGACTTTAAAAAACAACCCTAATAGTCGTAGAATGCTGGTATCTGCTTGGAATCCTTCGGTTTTACCAGACACCTCTAAATCATTTTCTGAGAATGTAGCTAATGGAAAAGCAGCTTTGCCACCTTGCCATGCCTTTTTTCAGTTTTATGTTGCCAATGGAAAATTATCTTGCCAGCTTTATCAAAGAAGTGCTGATATCTTTTTAGGAGTGCCTTTCAATATCGCATCTTATGCTTTATTCACGATGATAATGGCTCAAGTTTGTGGTTTCGAAGCAGGTGATTTTATACACACTTTTGGTGATGCACATATCTATAATAATCATAAGGAACAACTGGAGCTACAATTATCTAGAGAGATTAGACCATTGCCTAAAATGATTCTGAATCCAGAAATTAAAGATATTTTCGACTTTAAATTCGAAGATTTTACGCTTGTGGATTACAATCCTCATCCACATATTAAAGGGAAGGTTGCTGTTTAA
- a CDS encoding NupC/NupG family nucleoside CNT transporter, which produces MNQFFKAFLAIFIGLSSITAQELEKTWEFNRSGNGFGSIPIAINDSISFNDFQFLELKKGDFYFSENEHTSGPRGNYIYQNNVLVFYYDEPENIVQKYKVWTLTDSTLTISVKNNSALFNSVDSNIILSDIENDQPFNTDDSNDSIIPNQGFSITSLWRGVLGMVTLIFIAFLFSSNRKAINWKTVGLGLLFQLIIAIGVLKIDFVKSAFEFIGQGFIAILGFTQAGSEFLFGGMLDVNSFGFIFAFQVLPTIIFFSALTSVLFYLGLIQKVVKGMGWLLTKVLGISGAESLSVAGNIFLGQTEAPLLIKAYLEKMNKSEILLVMIGGMATVAGAVLAAYIGFLGGEDEALQLFYAKHLLAASVMAAPGAIVISKILFPQTEKINTEVAVSQEKIGSNILESIANGTTEGLRLAVNVGAMLLVFVAFIAMINGILGGVAGFDGIIIERWNINWHFTSLNEVIAANTPYDSLSLEFILGYVFAPLMWLIGVASEDMALMGQLLGIKLAASEFIGYIQLADLKNVANTTHLTYEKSIIMATYMLCGFANFASIGIQIGGIGSLAPGQRTQLSKFGMKALIGGTLASLVSATIAGMIIG; this is translated from the coding sequence ATGAATCAGTTTTTCAAAGCCTTTCTTGCTATTTTTATTGGTCTTTCATCAATTACAGCACAGGAACTTGAAAAAACTTGGGAATTCAATAGAAGTGGAAATGGTTTTGGTTCTATTCCAATAGCGATAAACGACTCAATTAGTTTTAATGATTTTCAATTTCTTGAATTAAAAAAAGGAGATTTTTATTTTAGCGAAAACGAGCACACTTCAGGTCCAAGAGGAAACTATATTTATCAAAATAATGTTTTAGTATTTTATTATGATGAGCCAGAAAATATAGTTCAAAAATATAAAGTTTGGACTTTAACAGATTCAACTTTAACTATTTCTGTTAAAAATAATTCTGCTTTATTTAATTCAGTTGATTCCAATATAATATTGAGTGATATCGAAAACGATCAGCCATTTAATACTGATGATAGTAATGATTCAATTATTCCAAATCAAGGCTTTTCTATTACCAGTTTATGGAGAGGTGTTTTAGGTATGGTAACCTTAATCTTTATCGCATTCTTGTTTAGTAGTAATCGTAAAGCCATTAATTGGAAAACTGTAGGGCTGGGATTGCTGTTTCAACTTATAATTGCTATTGGGGTTTTAAAAATTGATTTCGTAAAATCTGCTTTCGAGTTTATTGGTCAAGGTTTTATAGCCATTCTCGGGTTTACACAAGCTGGTAGTGAGTTTTTATTTGGAGGGATGTTGGATGTGAATTCCTTCGGTTTCATATTCGCATTTCAGGTATTACCAACAATTATATTTTTCTCAGCGTTAACCTCTGTATTATTTTACTTAGGGTTGATTCAAAAAGTAGTGAAAGGCATGGGTTGGTTACTGACTAAAGTTTTGGGTATTTCTGGAGCAGAAAGTTTAAGTGTTGCTGGTAACATTTTCTTAGGTCAGACCGAAGCACCCTTGTTGATTAAGGCGTATTTAGAAAAAATGAATAAGTCTGAAATTCTTCTCGTTATGATTGGTGGTATGGCGACGGTGGCAGGAGCGGTTTTAGCGGCATATATAGGATTCTTAGGAGGCGAGGACGAAGCTTTACAGTTATTCTATGCTAAACATTTATTGGCGGCATCAGTGATGGCGGCACCTGGAGCTATTGTGATTTCAAAAATATTGTTTCCACAAACCGAAAAAATTAATACAGAAGTTGCTGTTTCACAGGAAAAAATTGGGTCTAACATTTTAGAATCTATTGCAAACGGAACCACTGAGGGTTTAAGACTAGCCGTCAACGTTGGTGCCATGCTATTGGTATTTGTAGCTTTTATTGCCATGATAAATGGAATTTTAGGTGGTGTGGCAGGATTTGATGGTATTATTATTGAAAGATGGAATATTAATTGGCATTTTACCTCGCTAAACGAAGTTATCGCTGCAAATACACCATATGATAGTCTATCCTTGGAATTTATTTTAGGTTACGTTTTTGCACCTTTAATGTGGTTAATTGGAGTCGCTTCGGAAGATATGGCGTTAATGGGTCAGCTGCTAGGCATTAAATTAGCAGCAAGTGAATTTATAGGCTACATTCAACTTGCGGATTTGAAAAACGTAGCAAACACAACGCATCTGACTTACGAAAAATCAATAATCATGGCAACTTACATGCTATGTGGTTTTGCCAATTTCGCCTCAATTGGCATCCAAATAGGCGGTATTGGTTCGTTAGCACCAGGCCAACGTACACAGTTATCTAAATTTGGAATGAAAGCTTTAATTGGTGGTACATTGGCTTCATTGGTTTCTGCAACTATTGCTGGGATGATTATTGGGTAA
- a CDS encoding bifunctional nuclease family protein gives MSLVRLNIKGISYSQTQNGAYALILNEVDGDRKLPIVIGAFEAQSIAIALEKEIRPPRPLTHDLFKNFADRFDIVVKQVIIHKLVDGVFYSSLICERDKIEEIIDARTSDAIALALRFQAPIFTYKNILDKAGIYLKVNPKKDEDEEQDSILVDDLIVEEIEAASAEQEGYKNKSLDELNSLLDEAVTNEDYEKAAKIRDEISKR, from the coding sequence ATGAGTTTAGTTCGTTTAAATATAAAAGGCATTTCTTACAGTCAAACCCAAAATGGTGCCTACGCTTTAATACTTAATGAAGTAGATGGTGATCGGAAATTACCAATAGTAATTGGTGCTTTTGAAGCACAATCTATTGCTATTGCTTTGGAAAAGGAAATCCGCCCTCCACGTCCGCTTACGCACGATTTATTTAAAAACTTCGCAGATCGTTTCGATATTGTCGTGAAACAAGTGATTATCCATAAGTTGGTTGATGGTGTATTTTATTCAAGTTTAATTTGCGAACGTGATAAAATTGAGGAAATTATCGATGCCAGAACTAGCGATGCTATTGCATTGGCCTTACGTTTTCAAGCACCAATTTTTACCTATAAAAATATTTTGGACAAAGCTGGGATTTACCTTAAAGTCAATCCTAAAAAAGATGAAGATGAGGAGCAAGACAGTATTCTTGTTGACGATCTCATTGTTGAAGAAATTGAAGCTGCGTCTGCAGAACAAGAAGGCTATAAAAATAAATCTCTCGATGAGCTCAATTCACTCTTAGACGAAGCCGTAACTAATGAAGACTACGAGAAGGCTGCTAAAATAAGGGATGAAATTTCTAAACGTTAA
- a CDS encoding electron transfer flavoprotein subunit alpha/FixB family protein has protein sequence MSILVYTESENGKLKKAALEVVSYAKAVADQMGTSVTAVAVNADNAETLGNYGASKVLLVKDDSLKAFNAKKYAAIIENAAKNEAAKVVVVSSSANSKYLAPLLAVGLDAGYVANVVEAPSNVSPFTVKHSAFTNKAFANTEITTDVKIVGLSNNSFGLVESGGSAAVEDFSPSIPDSGVTVESVDKATDKVSIADAEIVVSGGRGLKGPENWGMIEELAEVLGAATACSKPVSDLGWRPHGEHVGQTGKPVASNLYIAIGISGAIQHLAGINASKVKVVINTDTEAPFFKAADYGVVGDAFEVVPKLIEKLKAFKAANA, from the coding sequence ATGTCAATTCTAGTATATACAGAATCCGAAAACGGAAAATTAAAAAAAGCGGCTTTAGAAGTCGTGTCATACGCCAAAGCTGTTGCCGACCAAATGGGAACTTCAGTAACTGCCGTTGCTGTTAATGCAGACAATGCAGAAACACTTGGAAACTACGGAGCATCTAAAGTTCTTTTAGTTAAGGACGATAGTTTGAAAGCGTTTAACGCCAAAAAATATGCAGCCATTATAGAAAATGCTGCAAAAAATGAAGCTGCAAAAGTAGTTGTGGTCAGTTCTAGTGCAAACAGTAAATATTTAGCACCCTTATTGGCTGTAGGTTTGGATGCAGGTTACGTAGCTAATGTAGTAGAAGCACCATCAAATGTGTCTCCATTTACAGTAAAACATTCAGCATTTACAAATAAAGCATTTGCCAATACCGAAATAACAACTGATGTGAAAATTGTTGGATTATCCAATAATTCATTCGGATTGGTAGAATCGGGAGGCAGTGCTGCTGTGGAAGACTTTTCGCCTTCAATTCCAGATTCTGGCGTCACTGTAGAGTCTGTTGATAAAGCAACGGATAAAGTCAGTATTGCGGATGCGGAAATTGTTGTTTCTGGTGGTAGAGGTCTTAAAGGCCCAGAAAATTGGGGAATGATTGAAGAGCTTGCCGAAGTTTTAGGCGCAGCTACTGCTTGTTCGAAACCTGTATCGGATTTAGGATGGAGACCACACGGCGAACATGTTGGGCAGACAGGAAAACCTGTAGCTTCTAATTTATACATTGCCATTGGTATTTCTGGAGCGATTCAGCATTTGGCAGGTATCAATGCTTCGAAAGTAAAAGTGGTTATCAATACAGATACTGAAGCGCCTTTCTTTAAGGCTGCAGACTACGGTGTTGTAGGTGATGCATTTGAAGTTGTTCCAAAACTAATTGAAAAATTAAAAGCTTTTAAAGCTGCAAACGCATAA
- a CDS encoding electron transfer flavoprotein subunit beta/FixA family protein codes for MKILVCISHVPDTTSKINFTDGDTKFDTNGVQFVINPNDEFGLTRAMWFKEKQGASVDVVNVGGAETEPTLRKALAIGADSAIRVNTPATDGYAVAKQLAKVVNDGGYDLVIAGRESIDYNGAMVPGMLAGMIGANFVANCISLEVDGTNAKAVREIDGGKETVSTSLPLVIGGQKGLVEESDLRIPNMRGIMMARKKPLTVVEPTDASAETNAVSFEKPAPKGAVKLVDADNIDELVTLLHNEAKVI; via the coding sequence ATGAAGATATTAGTATGTATTAGTCATGTACCTGATACAACCTCAAAGATTAATTTTACAGATGGTGATACTAAATTTGACACTAATGGTGTACAATTTGTCATCAATCCTAATGATGAATTCGGTCTAACACGTGCCATGTGGTTTAAAGAAAAACAAGGCGCAAGTGTAGATGTGGTCAACGTTGGAGGTGCGGAAACTGAGCCAACTCTAAGAAAAGCTTTAGCCATTGGTGCAGATTCAGCTATTAGAGTCAATACACCTGCAACGGATGGTTATGCAGTGGCAAAGCAATTGGCAAAAGTGGTTAATGATGGCGGATACGATTTAGTCATTGCTGGAAGAGAATCCATTGATTACAATGGGGCAATGGTTCCAGGTATGTTAGCCGGAATGATTGGTGCTAATTTTGTGGCCAATTGTATCAGTTTAGAAGTTGATGGCACTAATGCAAAGGCGGTAAGGGAAATTGATGGTGGTAAAGAAACTGTGAGTACTTCTTTACCATTGGTTATTGGCGGACAAAAAGGTTTGGTTGAAGAAAGCGATCTACGTATTCCAAATATGAGAGGTATCATGATGGCACGTAAAAAACCTTTAACGGTTGTAGAACCTACAGATGCAAGTGCAGAAACCAACGCGGTAAGTTTTGAAAAACCAGCGCCAAAAGGTGCAGTTAAATTGGTAGATGCCGATAATATAGATGAATTAGTGACTTTGCTTCACAATGAGGCTAAGGTGATTTAA
- a CDS encoding pyruvate dehydrogenase complex E1 component subunit beta — protein sequence MKTIQFREAICEAMSEEMRRDESVYLMGEEVAEYNGAYKASKGMLDEFGAKRVIDTPIAELGFAGVAIGSTMTGNRPIVEYMTFNFSLVGIDQIINNAAKIRQMSGGQFNCPIVFRGPTASAGQLGATHSQAFENWFANTPGLKVVVPSNPYDAKGLLKAAIRDDDPVIFMESEQMYGDKGEVPDGEYVLPIGVAEIKREGTDVTIVSFGKIIKEAYKAADELEKEGISCEIIDLRTVRPMDREAILTSVKKTNRLVVLEEAWPFGNVATEITYLVQSEAFDYLDAPIVKINTADTPAPYSPVLLEEWLPNSDDVIKAVKKVMYK from the coding sequence ATGAAGACAATTCAATTTAGAGAAGCTATTTGTGAAGCCATGAGCGAAGAAATGCGCCGAGATGAAAGTGTGTATCTTATGGGTGAAGAAGTAGCAGAATACAATGGTGCCTATAAAGCATCTAAAGGCATGTTAGATGAGTTTGGAGCCAAACGTGTTATTGATACACCAATTGCAGAACTTGGTTTTGCGGGCGTCGCTATTGGATCCACAATGACAGGCAATAGGCCTATTGTAGAATATATGACCTTTAACTTCTCTTTAGTTGGTATTGATCAAATTATAAATAATGCGGCAAAAATCAGGCAGATGTCTGGTGGTCAGTTTAATTGTCCTATCGTATTTAGAGGTCCAACAGCCTCTGCTGGTCAGTTAGGTGCAACGCATTCGCAAGCTTTTGAAAATTGGTTTGCTAATACGCCTGGTTTAAAAGTCGTAGTGCCATCCAACCCTTATGATGCCAAAGGTTTGCTTAAAGCTGCCATTAGAGATGACGATCCTGTTATTTTTATGGAAAGCGAGCAAATGTATGGTGATAAAGGTGAGGTACCAGATGGTGAATATGTGCTGCCAATTGGTGTTGCAGAGATTAAGCGTGAAGGCACCGATGTCACTATCGTATCTTTTGGTAAAATTATAAAAGAAGCCTACAAAGCTGCAGACGAATTAGAAAAAGAAGGCATTTCTTGTGAAATCATAGATTTACGTACGGTAAGACCTATGGATAGAGAAGCGATCTTAACTTCTGTAAAGAAAACAAATCGTTTGGTCGTTTTGGAAGAGGCATGGCCTTTTGGAAATGTGGCAACAGAAATCACTTATTTAGTTCAGTCGGAAGCCTTTGATTATTTGGATGCTCCAATTGTAAAAATAAATACTGCAGACACTCCTGCGCCTTATTCTCCGGTTTTATTAGAAGAATGGCTGCCAAATAGTGACGATGTTATTAAAGCAGTAAAAAAAGTAATGTACAAATAA
- a CDS encoding DUF5686 and carboxypeptidase-like regulatory domain-containing protein, with the protein MKLKLSILFIVLGFLSAVAQTKVSGYVYDENSVPIPFANVLFKGSTQGTITNEDGKFYLESDENWNTLIISFVGFEMLEIPLTKRVNYDLRYILKEETSSLDEVLIVTGKQSKKASENPAIRILKKIWERKRQNGLSQFKQYEYDQYEKVEFDLNTIDSALIKSKLFKGMEFVFEEVDTSNVTGKTYLPIFLNESVKKISGDNIINKEREDLIGNKNSGFSNNQVIIDFIDDLYSEYNVYDNYLKFFDKSFVSPLSRTGIQTYNYVLSDSAFIGNKWCYNIIYYPRRKNELTFKGDFWVNDSTYAIKEINLQASKSANINWVKEIYIEQEFEVLNDSVFLIERDYFLSDFAFNKKEMSRGVYGKRTTIYDNYKFDQPKDPDFYDKEVYNFDADVYNREDDFWETNRLEALNKDEKGVYKMLDTLKTVKKFKRLYNVGSILASGYIEVPSINFDYGPIFSTFGYNEVEGVRLRTGGRTYFGPNDLWRLEGFLAYGFRDDKFKYGISGKWLMDKRSRLTIFGGNRRDVEQIGASLTSSSDVLGRSLASSAVIGTSTNDKLSNINLTNLGFSIEPIRNFEIRLDGSIRKLSSASPTFSLNYNDPESPTGISSEIEQFESRLSLAFYPNRQMTGFGVERRNKNDNFASLFAQLSRGDRDWFNSDFDYTKVQFSYIQPWQLGGFGRLVTSVELGKTFGEVPLGLLSIVPGNQSYFSIYNTFPQLDFYEFVTDTYSSMHIEHNFNGRVFSRIPFLKKYNLRAILGLRGVWGELSDDNIALNTTGSPVQIPLVAPDSRIYYEYSFGVANIFKVLRLDFNFRGNYLDRPNARPFGVTGSFGFYF; encoded by the coding sequence ATGAAGTTAAAATTATCAATACTTTTTATAGTTCTAGGTTTTTTATCCGCAGTAGCTCAGACCAAAGTTAGTGGTTACGTCTATGATGAAAATAGTGTTCCTATTCCCTTTGCCAATGTGCTGTTCAAAGGCTCTACCCAAGGCACCATTACCAATGAAGATGGAAAGTTTTATTTGGAATCTGACGAGAACTGGAATACCCTAATTATTTCCTTTGTCGGTTTTGAAATGCTAGAAATTCCGCTGACCAAACGTGTCAATTACGATTTAAGATATATACTGAAAGAAGAAACATCCTCATTGGACGAAGTGCTCATCGTAACAGGAAAACAATCTAAAAAGGCCTCTGAAAATCCAGCGATACGAATTCTTAAAAAAATCTGGGAACGAAAACGTCAAAATGGGCTGAGTCAGTTTAAACAGTATGAATACGATCAATACGAAAAGGTAGAATTTGATCTCAACACCATAGATAGTGCTTTAATAAAAAGTAAGCTCTTTAAAGGTATGGAGTTTGTCTTTGAAGAAGTGGACACGTCTAATGTTACAGGAAAAACCTATTTACCCATTTTTTTAAACGAATCCGTTAAGAAAATATCTGGTGATAATATCATCAATAAAGAACGTGAAGATCTCATAGGGAATAAAAATTCCGGATTTAGTAATAACCAGGTTATTATCGATTTTATTGATGATCTCTATTCCGAATATAACGTTTATGACAATTACCTAAAGTTTTTTGATAAAAGCTTTGTAAGTCCCTTGAGTAGAACAGGCATCCAAACTTACAATTACGTGTTGTCCGATAGCGCCTTTATTGGTAACAAATGGTGCTATAATATTATTTATTATCCAAGGCGAAAAAACGAATTAACCTTTAAAGGCGACTTTTGGGTCAATGATTCCACCTATGCCATAAAAGAAATTAACCTTCAGGCCTCAAAAAGTGCGAATATCAACTGGGTTAAGGAGATTTATATAGAACAAGAATTTGAAGTTCTAAACGACTCCGTTTTTCTTATTGAACGCGATTATTTCCTATCGGATTTTGCTTTCAACAAAAAGGAAATGTCCCGAGGTGTCTATGGTAAAAGGACTACAATTTATGACAACTACAAATTTGACCAACCCAAAGATCCAGATTTTTACGATAAGGAAGTCTATAATTTTGACGCCGACGTTTATAATAGGGAAGATGATTTTTGGGAAACCAATAGACTTGAAGCCTTAAACAAAGATGAAAAGGGCGTTTATAAAATGTTGGACACCCTGAAAACGGTTAAAAAGTTTAAACGCTTATACAATGTAGGAAGTATTCTCGCTTCGGGTTATATAGAAGTGCCGAGTATTAATTTTGATTATGGCCCTATTTTTTCAACTTTTGGTTATAACGAAGTCGAAGGCGTAAGATTACGAACTGGAGGACGCACCTACTTTGGCCCAAATGATCTTTGGCGACTGGAAGGTTTTTTAGCCTATGGATTTAGAGATGATAAATTCAAGTATGGTATTTCTGGCAAATGGCTTATGGACAAGCGTTCGCGATTAACCATTTTTGGCGGTAACCGTCGCGATGTGGAACAGATTGGAGCGAGTTTAACCAGTTCATCTGATGTTTTAGGTAGAAGTTTGGCATCGTCTGCAGTTATCGGTACAAGTACCAACGACAAATTAAGTAATATTAATTTGACCAATCTTGGATTTTCTATTGAACCCATTAGGAATTTTGAAATACGATTAGACGGCAGCATAAGAAAATTAAGCTCTGCGTCACCAACATTTAGTTTGAATTATAACGATCCAGAATCGCCAACTGGCATTTCTTCTGAGATTGAACAATTTGAATCGAGGCTATCCCTTGCATTCTATCCTAATCGTCAGATGACAGGTTTTGGTGTGGAACGCAGAAATAAGAACGATAACTTTGCATCGCTTTTTGCGCAATTAAGTCGTGGCGATCGCGATTGGTTTAATAGTGATTTTGATTATACCAAAGTACAGTTTTCATACATACAACCGTGGCAACTTGGTGGATTTGGAAGGTTAGTGACTTCGGTAGAATTAGGAAAGACCTTTGGAGAAGTCCCACTCGGTTTACTTAGTATCGTGCCTGGAAACCAGAGTTATTTTTCAATTTATAATACGTTTCCACAATTGGATTTTTACGAGTTTGTTACGGATACTTATAGCTCTATGCATATTGAACATAACTTTAATGGTCGGGTTTTTTCCCGTATTCCATTCCTAAAAAAGTATAATTTAAGGGCTATTTTGGGTTTAAGAGGTGTTTGGGGCGAACTCTCGGATGACAATATTGCTTTAAATACAACGGGCAGCCCTGTACAAATCCCATTGGTAGCGCCAGATTCGCGCATCTATTACGAGTATAGTTTTGGTGTTGCGAATATCTTCAAAGTGCTACGCTTAGACTTTAATTTTAGAGGTAATTATTTAGACCGACCAAATGCAAGACCGTTTGGTGTTACCGGAAGTTTTGGGTTTTATTTTTAG
- a CDS encoding DUF4174 domain-containing protein produces MRILLIVALILMTSKLTGQNLDSHKWENRLILIISKTQESEVYKSQIEEFETSYKGFAERRLIIYLILPNQYKSVDYQNDKSDNNWTTSSKLFKRYADDQSDFKVILIGLDGSIKLQQNDLLTTDKLFETIDAMPMRRSEIKNRK; encoded by the coding sequence ATGAGAATTCTTTTAATAGTAGCACTAATACTTATGACCTCTAAATTAACTGGCCAAAATCTTGATTCGCATAAATGGGAAAATAGACTCATCCTCATTATATCTAAAACCCAAGAATCTGAAGTTTACAAAAGTCAAATTGAAGAATTTGAAACATCATATAAAGGTTTTGCGGAAAGAAGATTAATCATATATCTTATATTACCTAATCAATATAAATCGGTGGATTACCAAAACGATAAGTCGGACAATAATTGGACGACTTCTTCTAAATTGTTTAAGAGGTATGCAGACGACCAATCAGATTTCAAAGTGATTTTAATTGGCTTGGATGGTTCTATAAAGCTTCAGCAAAATGATTTATTGACCACTGATAAACTTTTTGAAACAATCGATGCTATGCCAATGCGGAGATCTGAAATAAAAAATAGAAAATAA
- a CDS encoding RDD family protein: MDTSEFEKIKEKVTVEKDKKQKVDSNVVGSGIRFVNFIIDFIIWLIISAILTFPLSTDDGNQMLLGYVIMFATFIGYYALMEIKFQKTVGKFLTKTRVIKMNGEKPENSDIISRTFCRLIPFDRISFLFVKNGIHDFLSKTKVVKDTID, translated from the coding sequence ATTGATACTTCAGAATTTGAAAAAATAAAAGAAAAAGTAACCGTTGAGAAAGATAAAAAACAAAAAGTTGACTCAAATGTAGTTGGTTCAGGAATTCGATTTGTAAACTTCATAATTGACTTTATTATTTGGCTCATTATTTCAGCAATTTTGACTTTTCCTTTAAGTACAGACGATGGAAATCAAATGTTACTTGGATATGTAATTATGTTTGCGACATTCATTGGATATTATGCCCTAATGGAAATTAAGTTTCAAAAAACTGTTGGAAAGTTTTTGACAAAAACGAGAGTGATAAAAATGAACGGTGAAAAACCTGAGAATTCGGATATTATTTCTCGTACTTTTTGCAGACTCATTCCATTTGACCGAATTTCGTTTTTATTCGTGAAAAACGGAATTCACGACTTTTTGTCAAAAACTAAAGTTGTAAAAGACACAATAGACTAA